Within Catharus ustulatus isolate bCatUst1 chromosome 5, bCatUst1.pri.v2, whole genome shotgun sequence, the genomic segment GGAAGGAACCAGAGCTCCAAGCAagatgggaagaaattcctgcaTCTCCCAGAAAGGATTTgggaggcagggaaagaaaCAGCATGAGCCCCAGGGTTCTGccccagaaaccccaaaggaaccccaaaatgaccccCCAAAGATCCCTCAGGGCGGGTGGGCTCACCTTGAGCGAGGCTGTGCCCATCCAGACGGTGCCAGAGTCGCAGAAGAGGGCGAGGTGCCGGTGGGTGAAGGACACGGCCATGTGCAGGAACGGCCCCGCCgaggggctcagcccaggggggctctgcagggacaggggggtcacagggacagcagtggggtTCAGAGTGACCCCCAGGGATGTGGTCAGAACAGGGCCCAGCCCTCAGATCTTTTTCACACTGGGGCCAGGGAGAGTGGGAGGAAGGGGTGGGAGAGAGatgggggggactgggagtgtccatgggatggggaaggacctgggagcatcccaggggacaggggaaggatctggggacatcccaagggacagtggggacagcagggccatcccaaaTGCCCTCACCACCACGGAGCAGGAGGTGTTGTCCAGCAGGAAGAGCTCCTGTCCCACGGCCAGCAGCACCACGGTCACCCTGTCCTGGGACAGCACGGCCCAGCACGGCGGGGGCTTCTGcaggcctggggacaggggacagagggacagattggcagcagggacagaggggacatagagggacaaggggacacagagggacaagGCCACACCCACCAGGGACCTCGGGCAGGCGGCGCAGTTTGAGGTCGTCGATGTTGGTGGCGAGGGAGAAGCGCAGCGCTCCCGTCAGGATGGCCACGCCTGTCCCGAACTCCGTGTGGAAAACCTGAGCCTCCAGCACGTGgttctgcagcacctcctgTGCCAGGACACGGGcatggcacttggggacattggggacactggggcacGCAGGGCTGGGCTCATGCAGGGGTGAGCAGGGGAATTGGTGCCCtcggggatggagcccagcaccccccaaaccccagccaggGCATCTCAGGAGTGGCAGAACAAGGAGGGAATGAAAAACGGGAGATTGgggtgggatattggggagggggtgggatggaattcccaaatttgctgcccctggatccctggcagtgcccaaggtcaggttggatccacctgggacagtgggagtgtccctgcccaggctgtgaggtcccttcccaccttccccatcccaaatcccaccccaaaccccagtcCCTCACGTTTCCCATGCTGAAGTGCCTCTTGAACTCGCAGAACAGGTTGTAGACCAGGACAGTCCCGTCCTCCTGGATGCACAGCAGGTCCTCCCCTGCTGTCCAGCCCAGGTGCACCAGGCGGCCGCTCTTCCACTGGGAACGCACGGAAGGGTCAGCCCTGACAGCCCCAACAGGGACACACcgggctcagggcagggctgagctctgacAGCTTGTCCAGAGCTTGGACACCTCATCCAGAGATCCAACACCTCATCCAGAGCTTGGACACCTCATCCAGATGTCCAACATCTCATCCAGAGATCCAAAACCTCATCTTGAGATTGAATACCTCATCCCAAGGTCCAGTACCTCATCCAGATGTCCAACATCTCTATCCAGAGATCCAAGATCTCATCCAGCGGTTGGACACCTCATCCAGATGTCTAAGATCTCATCCAGAGATCCAACATCTCATCCAGAGATCCAAAACCTCATCTAGAGATTGAATACCTCATCCAGAGATTCAAAACCTCATCCAGATGTCCAACATCTCATCCAGATGTCCAAGATCTCATCCAGAGATCCAACATCTCATCCAAAAGTCCAACACCTCATCCTGAGGTTGGACTCCTCATCCAGAGATCCAACATCCCACCTggctctgcaggtccctgcagttgtggcactgtccctccactgccctgtgtccccccaggcaGGGGGGAGGAAGGACATTCCTGTggctccaaacccatcccatcctcccatcccagggcagcagcaggaaaggattCTCCCACTCCAAACCCCATTCCATGCTCTCATCCCAGACCCAGACAGGATTAAGGGAGGATTCTCCTCCTGCACAATTCTCCTTCTCCAAacttcatcccatcccatcctcccatcccagggcagcagggaaaggattctcctgctccaaaccccattccATGCTCTCATCCCAGACCCAGACAGCATTAAGGGAGGATTCTCCTCCTGCACAATTctcctgctccaaacccatcccatccTCATCTCCCATCCCTCACCAGCAAGGAATGGATTctcctgctccaaacccatcccatcctctcccatcccagggcagctccctgtccctaGACCCCTCCCAGCTCACCGGGACgctggccaggagcagccccgAGGCCGAGTAGATCTCCAGGAGCGGGCGGGCACTGGGGGTCTTGTCCCGCCGGGAAttcctcagcagggctgggaggaggagaaggaggggacACTCCCTGAGCCAccactggcacagccccagctcggGGAGGGCGCTCAGTGGGGGCTGCACCCACCGATGGGACCCCCATACGGGGCAGCTGCCACCACGCAGTCGCGCAGGTCCTCCCGCAGCCCCCATTCCATGGAGTAGAGCTCCAGCTTCCTGTGGGacatggatggagggatggagggatggagggatgatggagggatggatggatggatgatggatggatggatggatgatggatggatggagggatggatggatggatggatggatggatgatggatggatggatggatggatggatggatggatgatggatggatgatggatggatgatggatggataatggatggatgatggatggatggatgatggatggatgatggatgatggatggatggatggagggatggatggatggatgatggatggatggatggatgatggatggatggatggatggatggagggatggacagacatgtggcaggcacagggatgggggaatgCCCACCCCCAAAGCAGCCCTCAAACACCCCTGACAGACCCCAGGAGCCCCGAGacccccaggaacccccagaCCAACCCAAGGACCTGGGGCCACCTTGGGACCCCCCCCAGTAACCACAGGAGCCTCCTCCCAGCCAACCCCAGGAGCACCCTCGGGacccccatcccagccagctccaagatCCATGGGCACCACAAGACCCCTTCAAGAAtcctccaaaccccacagacacccccgggacccccaccccagccagccccaagagcacccagggaccccctccACCATCCCTGGGACTCCCGTCCCCGCCAGCCCCGTGGCCACCCCAGAAGCTCCGAAACAGCCCCTGAACCCCACCCCAGCCATCTCCGTGAccccctctccatccccccGAGCACCCCCGGGCCTCCTTCCCAGGCAGCCCCAACACCCATCGCCACccccgggcagccccgagcccctCAGGcatccccgggacccccgggcaGCCTTGGGtcggtgccgccgccgctgcccctcACCGGTAGAAGGTCTCCTCGCCCAGCGGGTTCCAGTTGGCCGTGTAACAATCCATGGTGCGGCCGGCACGGGGGAACCGGGATGGGCTGAGGGGAACCGGGACCGAGACCGGGATCGGGACCCCGCGGTCCCGGCGCCTCCCTCAGCGCGTCACGCTCTCACGTCGCGCCGTGACGCCGGGTTGGACGCCGCCATCTTGGTTGAGGGCGCGAGTAGATGAATGGGGCATCGCCGCCATCTTGGGTGAGGGCAGTGGGCAAACTGGAACCGCCGCCATCTTGGGTGAGGGCAGTGAGAAAGGGGAACCGTCGCCATCTTGGGTGAgggcagagagaaaagggaacCGCAGAAAGGGGAACCGCCGCCATTTTGGATGAGGGCACAGGCCTTGTCCCCCAAAGTGTCGCCTGTCCCCAAagatttcccccctcccccaaaatctccGTTGTCCCCGCAGTGTGTTCCCACTTCCTCAAGAGGCGTCTTATCCCCAAAGGCGTCCCCCAAGGTATCTGTCACACACAGTGTTCCCACAGGTCTCTctttatttcctgctgctggaaatccaGGAAGGGGTGCCATGGCGGTGCCAGGGTTGGAGTGCTGTGGTGGAGTCCCGGAGCTGGGGTGCCAAGGCAGTGCCACATGTCCTAGGCTGGCGGTGCCACACATGCCAGGCAGTGGGGCCGTGGTGGTGTTTCGTGTCCCGGGATCGTGGCGGTGCCGTGTCGGTGCTGCGGTGCCAGGATTGGGGGTGGAGTGCTGGGGTGACGCCTCGTGTCCTGGGGCCGGGATTGGGGTGCCACAGCGGTGCCGTACGTGCCAGGGTTCGGGTGCCACGGCAGAGCCAAGCGTGCCATGGCAGCGCCTCATGCCCAGGGTCACGGCGCCtcgctggggctggagctggggtgcCATGGCAGCGCCTCACGCGCCACCCATCCCAGACCCCATGGTGGACTCAGGCCCTACTTGGTGCCATCCCCCAAATCACAGCGGTAGTGAAAGATCTGGAATTTCAGCAGAGTGCCCAGCAGCGAGGGGTACGAGCTGCCCACCTTGCGGAACCCCTGCCCCTCGTAGAGCCGCTGCGCCGCCACCTGCACCATGGAGGTGCTGAGCACCACGGCGCCGTAACCGCGGGCGCGGGCGAATGCCAGCACCTCCCGGCACAGCGCCCGCGCCAGCCCGCGCCCGCGGTGCTCCCGGCTCACCGACATCCtcttcagctccagctctccccGGCCCGCGGGCACCGCCGCCACCATGCCCGCCACGGTGCCGCCCTCCTCGGCCACCCAGAAGCAGCGGTCGGGCGCCCGCAGGTACGAGCCGGCCACGTCGCACAGGTCGGTGCCCAGCGCGTCGCGCACGTACTCGGCGCTGAGCGAGCgcaccagcacccagagcagcaccagcgcCAGCGCCACCGCGCCCAGGCCCAGCACCCAGGAGCCGGCGGCTGCCCGCGCGGCCACGAACACGGCCAGCAGCGCCAGGCGCACCCGCGCCGCCCGCAGCACGTGTCGGAAGCCGGCCGGAGCGTGCTCCAGGATGCCGCGGGCGAACAGAGCCCGCACGGCCTCGTAGTCCTGGTCCTGGTACTGCCGGATGCGGAACGACGCCATGGGGGCACCTGTGGGGTGGGACAGAGGGAAGTGGTGTGGGTGGGGGGGAGCAGGGTACAACAGGtcctggcactggggtgggactgggggTCAGGGCAGTGTCATGGATGGGGACCCTCAGGTTACAcacagatcccatccctggggtggTACAGGGGgtcagggcagtgccaggatggggacccccaggacactgccagatcctgtccccagggtggtaCAGGGGGGTCAGGACAGTGCCCACCttcacagggacacccagggtgtccccaaacccatccctgggGTGGTACAAGGGATCAGGACAGTGCCCACCttcacagggacacccaggatAACCCCAGatcctgtccctggggtggtACAGGAGGGTCAGGGCAGTGCCATGGATGGGAACCCCAGGACACCTCCAGATCCCGTCCCTGGGGTGGTACAGGGGGGTCAGGACAGTGCCCACCTTCACAGGGatgccctgggtgtccccaaacccatccttgGGGCGGCACAAGGGGTCAGGGCAGTGCCCACCTTCACAGGAACCTCCAGGATAACCCCAGACCCATGTTTGGGATGCCACAGGGGGGTCAGGACAGTGCCCACCTTCATAGGGAcaccctgggtgtccccaaacccatccctgggGTGGCACAAGGGgtcagggcagtgctggtgacGCTCTCACCAAAAAGCAAGGGGGATAAAATTGGGGGAGGGTCCCTTCCCCTCCTTGATGGCCCCCCAGGAGTTCACCCCCgaccccagctgggcagggggttTAACCGGGACACCCtgcgtgggcagcaggggcactggggggcacaggggaacagcagcaggatctAGGGGTGCCCCTCCCCGCTCCTCGAGACCCCGGAACTCACCGGGAGCCGCGGCACGACCCGCCCCGTGCAAAGATGGGCAACCCGTGGGCACCGTCCTTTGCccgccgtgccgtgccgtgccgtgccgtgccagAGCGGGGCAAAAGGACAAGGAGCGGGGCACGGccacaggaggggacacggggacgggcagggacacgggcacagccccctcccacccccgGGGGCCGCTCAGGGTTTGGGCGGACTGGGCACAGCgaagggaaggggatggggGTCCCCAAACTGCGccaaacccccccccccaaaaaaccccaaaatccctcccagcgCCCCCCCCACCTGCTGCTACCGGCGCTGTCGCTCCTCAAACCGGGGCCGGCggctctgcagctcctcggGACAAACCTGGGGGGGTCTCAGTAACCCCCCAGCACCACACcgaggttgtttttttttgggggggtctttttcccgcagcccccagcccggccTGTGCCGGCGGCTCCCAGCGCTGGAGGTGCCGGATGCGTTCAGCCCATTGTTCTGCGCCGCTCTGGGCGGGGGGGCTCGCTCAGATCTGGGGGGGCTCGCTCAGCTTTGGGGGGGCTCCGGTGGCAGCCCGGGGGGGACACCCCCACTTCGGGCCGTGCTGGGGCCGGCGGAGGCTCCGGTGAGCGCAGGCGCCGAGCGGAGAGCGCTGCCCCTGCCGGTGCTGGGTGATGCCATAAACCCATCCCGGGAAGGTTGTGGGGTCAcggggggggatttggggggagcAACATCTGCGCAGGGCGCGGGGGGGCCGGGAAGGGGCGGGGGGACACTGCACGAGACCCCtgtccccccaaatcccagggatgCGGCAGTGATGGATGGCTGCGGGCACGGAGGTGAAGTGGGGTGGGGGTCCCGCCCCCCTCGGAGTGGTGTCCCCACTGTagggacccccagaccctgTTGGGGTCACCCCAGGGGGCTGGAGGTGATGATCGCTCCATGCTGGAGCCTGCCCGTGGGGCGTCatgggggtcccgggggtgttggggacccccccgggtaacagctgagctcagtgctttatctggggagaggggacacgCACGGGAGGGTCCCTTGAGCAGCCGGGGGACACGGTGGCATCAAGCCcgagcagggcacagcccccaCCCCGGCAGGAGGTTCGGGGGGGGGTCACCCCAACCCCTTTTGCTGGGTCTGATGATGGGACGCGATTGCTCTGATCGTGACCTCGTGACCCTCACAGCCCCCCGACCCTCCCTCggtgtccccaaaatcccaacacccccccagtgctccccccCCCAACCCTTCCTGTGCATCCACAGCCCCCCCAGTCCTGGCACCCCCACCCTGGAGACCCTCCCCTTGTCCCAGCACTGCCGGAGTCCCTCATTGTCCCCAGAACTCCGCAGACCCCTCCAGGTTCCTCACggcccagcagcccccagaccctcccagtGGCCCCAGCCCTCTGTGGCCACCCCACACTGCAGGTCCCATTGTCGCCGTGCTCCCCGAaaccccccagtgtccccccagcgTCCCCGAACCCCCCGCGTgtcccccggccccgcccccttaGCGACACCGATGAATCTCGCGGTCTATTGGCCCCCGCGGCTGCCACGCCCCGCCCCTCCTGCCGCCAGCAGCCAATAGACGCTCagagatggggagggggcgtggtcAGATTAACTATAGGGGCGGGGCCATGAAGGAGTAACTGATATCCGGTAAGGGACGCTTGGTGGGCGTGGCTTTTGGAAATTAGCCATATATGGTCACGTAAGGGGCGTGTCCTATTGAGGGGCGCGGCTCAGTGCGGAATTTCTATTGGTCAGAAGGGAATGGGCGTGGCTTTACCACAGCGACGCAAGGGGCGCGGCCTGGTGGGGGCGTGGCCTCGCCGCGTTCCCACGCCGGGGCTCGGGGCAGGATCGAGCCCCGCTCCCGGTCCCGTTCCCGGTCCCGTTCCCGGTCCCTCCAGGCCCTCAGAGTCGCAGCGGCAGCACAGCCAAACTTTACTGGGAGCCgtcccacccctgtcccccttccccccgcgccccccggccGATCCCgcggccccggggccgccccggtCACTGCCCGCGGCCGTGGGCGCGCAGGCGGCGGAGGCGCAGCCGCTGCAGCCGCAGGGCCGGGTCGGGGCCCGGGCGGGTCCTCCCGGGCCGGTGCCGGCCCCGTGCCCGCGCCAGGCGGAAGCTGCACGGGGTGGGAACGTTCTCGAAGTAAACCCGGCACGGCTGCGTGGCCGCCTCGTAGCCCTCGGCCCGCGCCGTCACCTCGTACTCGCCCGGGTTCAGCAGCCGCCAGTAGTCCCCGTCCGAGGCTGCGGCGGGGGCGGCTGTCACGCTCCTGTCGCCGTCcttgtccctgttcccatccctgtccccatccccaatCCCGTTCTTGTCCCATCCCTATTCCGATTCCCATCTCCAATCCCGTTCCTGTCCcgatcccatccctgtccccagccccatcccatttctgtccccaccccctTTCCAGTCTAATCCTatttccatccccacctgcaattcccaatcccaaatcccatctcattCCTTTCCCAACCtcaccccattcccatcccatccctgttctCATCCCCCCTTCATTCCCAGCCTGATCCCATTCCCCCcgccccaaatcccctcccagagCCGTCCCGGTGCCCGGTACCGGTGCGGACGTCGTGGTTGATGCCATCCACGGAGATGATGGCGTTGGGGATGCCCAGCTCGGTGTCGCTGT encodes:
- the NAT8 gene encoding N-acetyltransferase 8, which gives rise to MASFRIRQYQDQDYEAVRALFARGILEHAPAGFRHVLRAARVRLALLAVFVAARAAAGSWVLGLGAVALALVLLWVLVRSLSAEYVRDALGTDLCDVAGSYLRAPDRCFWVAEEGGTVAGMVAAVPAGRGELELKRMSVSREHRGRGLARALCREVLAFARARGYGAVVLSTSMVQVAAQRLYEGQGFRKVGSSYPSLLGTLLKFQIFHYRCDLGDGTK